From Clostridia bacterium, a single genomic window includes:
- a CDS encoding DNA mismatch repair protein MutL gives RSAAAETSACSQVAEALALAFPHVAFEFRSDGRVLWRTSGNGRLRDVAAALYGPDFARGCVDVARETEGMAVEGLAGRPVMARASRTQQTLIVNGHAVRHAGIRAAVEAAYRGLVPARRFPAFILHLRLDPARVDVNVHPRKLEVRLAEERRVTGFVHHAVLAALKGSDLTPDWDEVAAARGGSPGGLPLEAAADAAPSARVRPGTSAPAVPPGLPYPSPAARARAAATPDRVAEAMRLFAAGEDARRMPALRYAGAVMRTYLIAEGPDGVYIVDQHAAHEKIYYEQFLREAGAARSQPLAVPLVLDVPPGRLDLLASRNAVWERFGVVAEPFGPASLVVRAIPAVFRGDPHEALRQLFEELLADDADPTDPRAAALALASCKAAVKARDPLSPEEAQALLDRLASLDEPFTCPHGRPTVWKITTAQLERYFGRRDTGARGGSDQD, from the coding sequence TGCGGTCTGCGGCCGCCGAGACCTCCGCCTGCTCCCAGGTGGCCGAGGCCCTCGCGTTGGCCTTCCCGCACGTGGCCTTCGAGTTCCGCTCGGACGGGCGCGTGCTCTGGCGGACGAGCGGCAACGGGCGCCTGCGCGACGTGGCGGCCGCGCTGTACGGGCCCGATTTCGCGCGCGGCTGCGTGGACGTGGCGCGCGAGACGGAGGGAATGGCCGTCGAGGGCCTCGCCGGGCGCCCGGTCATGGCGCGCGCCAGCCGCACGCAGCAGACGCTGATCGTGAACGGGCACGCCGTCCGGCACGCCGGCATCCGCGCGGCGGTGGAGGCCGCGTACCGCGGGCTCGTGCCCGCGCGTCGCTTCCCCGCGTTCATCCTGCACCTGCGGCTCGATCCGGCGCGTGTGGACGTCAACGTGCACCCGCGGAAGCTTGAGGTTCGCTTGGCCGAAGAGCGGCGCGTGACGGGGTTCGTGCACCATGCCGTCCTCGCGGCCCTCAAGGGCAGCGACTTGACACCGGATTGGGACGAGGTGGCCGCCGCGCGGGGCGGTTCGCCAGGCGGGCTGCCTCTTGAGGCGGCAGCGGACGCCGCACCGTCCGCCCGCGTGCGGCCAGGGACCTCCGCGCCCGCGGTCCCGCCCGGCCTCCCGTACCCGTCACCCGCCGCCCGCGCGCGGGCGGCCGCGACGCCCGACCGCGTGGCCGAGGCGATGCGTCTGTTCGCTGCCGGCGAGGACGCGCGCCGCATGCCCGCGCTCCGGTACGCCGGCGCCGTCATGCGCACGTACCTCATCGCCGAGGGGCCGGACGGCGTCTACATCGTCGACCAGCACGCGGCGCACGAAAAGATCTACTACGAGCAGTTCCTGCGGGAGGCCGGCGCGGCGCGCAGCCAACCGCTCGCCGTGCCCCTCGTCCTCGACGTGCCGCCCGGGCGCCTGGACCTCCTCGCCAGCCGGAACGCCGTCTGGGAACGCTTCGGGGTCGTCGCCGAGCCGTTCGGCCCGGCCAGCCTCGTCGTGCGGGCCATTCCGGCCGTGTTCCGCGGCGACCCGCACGAGGCGCTCCGCCAGCTCTTCGAGGAACTGCTCGCCGACGACGCGGACCCGACCGACCCCCGCGCCGCCGCCCTGGCCCTTGCGTCCTGCAAGGCGGCCGTCAAGGCGCGGGACCCGCTGTCGCCCGAAGAGGCCCAGGCGCTGCTCGACCGGCTCGCCTCGCTCGACGAACCGTTCACCTGCCCGCACGGGCGGCCCACCGTGTGGAAAATCACGACGGCGCAACTGGAACGGTACTTCGGGCGCCGGGACACCGGGGCGCGCGGCGGTTCCGACCAAGACTAG